Proteins from a single region of Choristoneura fumiferana chromosome 27, NRCan_CFum_1, whole genome shotgun sequence:
- the LOC141443350 gene encoding uncharacterized protein, protein METEAFNTELFIDEIEKRPAIWDMTSSNYSDRNLKRRAWEELVLIFCEGDDSEEKKKLLSSSLQKKWKSLRDNYMREVKKMKTVKSGSGASKTSSYIHFNRLQFLQPSIADKHTENSFNTENESASSEVAEVEGSSAFKSPKSTPRKKQKISPADERFASILEQSLVQKNVSHPKEDDDEDKLFCLSLVKEIKKSRNINGFTQKLAFII, encoded by the exons ATGGAAACCGAAGCTTTTAACACAGAATTATTTATAGACGAAATAGAGAAACGTCCTGCGATATGGGACATGACAAGTAGCAATTATTCTGATAGGAATTTAAAGAGACGGGCTTGGGAAGAACTCGTCCTCATATTCTGTGAAGGAGATGAcagtgaagaaaagaagaaattattat CGTCATCTCTGCAAAAGAAATGGAAGAGTTTACGAGATAATTATATGAGAGAGGTCAAGAAAATGAAGACTGTTAAATCTGGATCAGGAGCTTCCAAAACCTCATCATATATTCATTTTAATAGACTACAATTTCTACAGCCATCTATAGCCGACAAACATACAGAAAATAGTTTCAATACAGAAAATGAATCAGCTTCGTCAGAAGTTGCTGAAGTAGAAGGAAGTTCTGCCTTTAAGAGTCCTAAATCTACTccaagaaaaaaacaaaaaataagtccTGCTGACGAAAGGTTTGCGAGCATATTAGAGCAGAGTTTAGTACAGAAAAATGTTTCGCACCCAAAAGAAGATGACGATGAAGATAAGCTGTTTTGTTTGTCACTCGTTAAAGAGATTAAAAAATCCCGGAATATAAACGGCTTCACACAAAAAttggcatttataatttaa